One part of the Podarcis muralis chromosome 3, rPodMur119.hap1.1, whole genome shotgun sequence genome encodes these proteins:
- the CCNC gene encoding cyclin-C isoform X1 — protein sequence MAGNFWQSSHYLQWILDKQDLLKERQKDLKFLAEEEYWKLQIFFTNVIQALGEHLKLRQQVIATATVYFKRFYARYSLKSIDPVLMAPTCVFLASKVEEFGVVSNTRLISAATSVLKTRFSYAFPKEFPYRMNHILECEFYLLELMDCCLIVYHPYRPLLQYVQDMGQEDMLLPLAWRIVNDTYRTDLCLLYPPFMIALACLHVACVVQQKDARQWFAELSVDMEKILEIIRVILKLYEQWKNFDERKEMATILSKMPKPKPPPNRKNLKNVSVKHIENFSINTHPFELWH from the exons ATGGCAGGGAACTTCTGGCAGAGCTCGCATTA CTTACAATGGATTTTGGATAAGCAAGATCTGTTGAAGGAACGCCAGAAGGACTTAAAATTTTTGGCAGAAGAAGAATATTGGAAGCTGCAGATATTTTTTACAAATG tTATCCAGGCCTTAGGTGAACATTTGAAATTAAGACAACAAGTTATTGCCACTGCCACTGTCTACTTCAAAAGATTCTATGCCAG ATATTCCCTAAAAAGTATAGATCCGGTACTAATGGCTCCTACGTGTGTGTTTTTGGCATCCAAAGTAGAG gAATTTGGTGTGGTCTCAAATACAAGGTTGATATCTGCTGCTACTTCTGTAT TGAAAACTAGGTTTTCGTATGCTTTTCCGAAGGAATTTCCTTATAGGATGAACCAT ATACTAGAATGTGAATTCTATCTCTTAGAATTAATG GACTGCTGTTTGATAGTATACCACCCTTATAGACCTCTACTCCAGTATGTGCAAGATATGGGCCAAGAAGATATGCTGCTACCCCTTGCCTG GAGGATAGTGAATGACACGTATAGAACTGATCTTTGTCTGCTGTACCCTCCTTTCATGATAGCTCTAG CTTGTCTACATGTGGCTTGTGTTGTCCAGCAAAAGGATGCTAGACAGTGGTTTGCTGAGCTCTCTGTTGATATGGAGAAG ATTTTAGAAATAATCAGGGTTATCTTGAAACTGTATGAACAATGGAAGAACTTTgatgaaaggaaagaaatggcTACTATTCTAAGTAAGATGCCTAAACCAAAACCACCTCCAAACAG AAAGAACTTGAAGAATGTTTCTGTCAAGCATATTGAAAACTTTTCCATAAATACACACCCATTTGAACTGTGGCACTAA
- the CCNC gene encoding cyclin-C isoform X2 → MAGNFWQSSHYLQWILDKQDLLKERQKDLKFLAEEEYWKLQIFFTNVIQALGEHLKLRQQVIATATVYFKRFYARYSLKSIDPVLMAPTCVFLASKVEEFGVVSNTRLISAATSVLKTRFSYAFPKEFPYRMNHILECEFYLLELMDCCLIVYHPYRPLLQYVQDMGQEDMLLPLAWRIVNDTYRTDLCLLYPPFMIALACLHVACVVQQKDARQWFAELSVDMEKILEIIRVILKLYEQWKNFDERKEMATILSKMPKPKPPPNSEGDQGPNGSQNSSYSQS, encoded by the exons ATGGCAGGGAACTTCTGGCAGAGCTCGCATTA CTTACAATGGATTTTGGATAAGCAAGATCTGTTGAAGGAACGCCAGAAGGACTTAAAATTTTTGGCAGAAGAAGAATATTGGAAGCTGCAGATATTTTTTACAAATG tTATCCAGGCCTTAGGTGAACATTTGAAATTAAGACAACAAGTTATTGCCACTGCCACTGTCTACTTCAAAAGATTCTATGCCAG ATATTCCCTAAAAAGTATAGATCCGGTACTAATGGCTCCTACGTGTGTGTTTTTGGCATCCAAAGTAGAG gAATTTGGTGTGGTCTCAAATACAAGGTTGATATCTGCTGCTACTTCTGTAT TGAAAACTAGGTTTTCGTATGCTTTTCCGAAGGAATTTCCTTATAGGATGAACCAT ATACTAGAATGTGAATTCTATCTCTTAGAATTAATG GACTGCTGTTTGATAGTATACCACCCTTATAGACCTCTACTCCAGTATGTGCAAGATATGGGCCAAGAAGATATGCTGCTACCCCTTGCCTG GAGGATAGTGAATGACACGTATAGAACTGATCTTTGTCTGCTGTACCCTCCTTTCATGATAGCTCTAG CTTGTCTACATGTGGCTTGTGTTGTCCAGCAAAAGGATGCTAGACAGTGGTTTGCTGAGCTCTCTGTTGATATGGAGAAG ATTTTAGAAATAATCAGGGTTATCTTGAAACTGTATGAACAATGGAAGAACTTTgatgaaaggaaagaaatggcTACTATTCTAAGTAAGATGCCTAAACCAAAACCACCTCCAAACAG TGAAGGCGACCAAGGTCCAAATGGAAGTCAGAATTCTAGCTACAGCCAGTCTTAA
- the TSTD1 gene encoding thiosulfate:glutathione sulfurtransferase: MWGCCPRLGRATFLLTAKRTGVSARGGRGKCLLAGSHGRGSILRPESGAGRGPFWSPAHLKTEKPDVIVCRFCTAKDKVSYKELKELLQSKAILLVDVREKWEIEQYGKIPGSISIPLGEVVEALQMEPVHFKEIYNQDMPSKSDILVFSCMAGVRSIQALAAAKSLGFSRAQNYAGGFKEWAEYESSAGK, encoded by the exons ATGTGGGGCTGCTGCCCCCGGCTGGGTCGGGCGACCTTTCTTTTGACAGCAAAGCGGACAGGGGTCAGTGCAAGAGGCGGGCGAGGAAAGTGCCTGCTGGCAGGGAGCCACGGTCGCGGCTCCATTCTGCGGCCGGAATCGGGAGCAGGCCGTGGCCCCTTCTGGAGTCCGGCCC ATCTAAAAACTGAAAAGCCAGACGTGATTGTTTGCCGTTTTTGCACTGCTAAAGATAAGGTCTCCTacaaagaactcaaggagttgCTGCAATCCAAGGCCATTTTGCTTGTTGATGTTAGAGAAAAATGGGAAATTGAGCAGTATGGGAAAATTCCTGGATCCATCAGCATTCCAT TGGGCGAGGTTGTGGAAGCATTGCAGATGGAACCTGTACATTTTAAGGAGATATACAATCAAGATATGCCTTCTAAATCAGACATTTTAGTGTTTTCCTGTATGGCAGGAGTGAGAAGCATACAAGCTCTAGCTGCTGCAAAGTCTCTGGGTTTCAGCAG AGCTCAGAATTATGCTGGTGGCTTCAAGGAATGGGCTGAGTATGAATCTTCTGCGGGGAAATGA